The DNA region CAAATCCTGCGCTCAGCGGACCGCGCGCGCGGCGTCGCTCATGATTTCTATCGCCTCTTTCAGTTCCTCGGTCCCCGTCGCGTACGAGAGTCGGGCGTAGCCCGCGCCGTGTTCGCCGAACGCGTCGCCGGGGACGACGACGACGCCGCGGTCGATGCACTCCTCGACCCATCCCTCCGGCACCCTCGGCATCGCGTAGAACGCGCCGCGAGGGGTCGGCACCTCCAATCCGGCGTCGGTGAGGCCGTCGACGACGAGGTCGCGGCGCTCGCGGAACGAGGCGGTCATCTCGTCGACGACGTCGTGCGGGCCCGACAGCGCCGCTTCGGCGGCGTACTGCGCCGGGGCGCTCGCGCAGGCCTGAACGTATTGGTGGACGCGAAGCATCCGCTCGACGCGGCGCTCGGAGCCGTACACCCAGCCGAGTCGCCACCCGGTCATCGAGAATAGCTTGGAAGCGGAGTTGACGACGACGACGTTGTCGGTCTCGGCGTACTCGACGGGCGAGTGGAATTCGCCGTCGAAGACGGTGTACTCGTAGACTTCGTCGGAGATGCAGAGCACGTCGTGTTCGTCGGCGATGCGGGCGAACTCGCGTATGTCTTCCTCCGGCGATACTGCGCCCGTGGGGTTGCCGGGACTGTTGACGACGAACGCGGCCGTGTTCTCGGTGATGGCGTCTTCGACCGCCGCGGGGTCGAGCGTCAGGTCCTCACGGAGCGGGACGGGCACGGGGTCGCCGCCGGCGAGTTTCGTCAGCGCGTCGTAGGAGACGAACCCGGGGTCGGGGATGATGACCTCCTGGCCCTCGTCGACGTGCGCCTCCATGGCGACATGGAGCGCCTCGCTCCCGCCCGCGGTGGCGATAATCTGTTCCGGTGAGAGGCTCACCCCCTGGTCGGTTTCGTGTTTGGCGGCGATAGCCTCGCGGAGCGGGAGAATCCCTTTGTTGCCGGTGTAACCGTCGGCCTTCCCCGACTCGATGGCGTCGACGGCGGCGGCACGTGCGTGCTCGGGCGTCGGAAAGTCCGGTTGCCCGAGGCCGAGGTTGATGGCGTCCTCGCCCGCCGCCTCGAACACTTTGCGGATGCCGCTGATAGAGATTCGCTCGACTCGCTCGGAGAACTCCGTCATGCTCGTACCCGTGCGGGCCGCCAGCATAGTTCTTGCTTCCGCGGAAGGACGGGCGTCGCCGGGACGGTCAGCGGTGACTCTCGGACATCGAAT from Haloprofundus halobius includes:
- a CDS encoding pyridoxal phosphate-dependent aminotransferase, producing the protein MTEFSERVERISISGIRKVFEAAGEDAINLGLGQPDFPTPEHARAAAVDAIESGKADGYTGNKGILPLREAIAAKHETDQGVSLSPEQIIATAGGSEALHVAMEAHVDEGQEVIIPDPGFVSYDALTKLAGGDPVPVPLREDLTLDPAAVEDAITENTAAFVVNSPGNPTGAVSPEEDIREFARIADEHDVLCISDEVYEYTVFDGEFHSPVEYAETDNVVVVNSASKLFSMTGWRLGWVYGSERRVERMLRVHQYVQACASAPAQYAAEAALSGPHDVVDEMTASFRERRDLVVDGLTDAGLEVPTPRGAFYAMPRVPEGWVEECIDRGVVVVPGDAFGEHGAGYARLSYATGTEELKEAIEIMSDAARAVR